A region of the Gopherus flavomarginatus isolate rGopFla2 chromosome 3, rGopFla2.mat.asm, whole genome shotgun sequence genome:
acgagctcttagacaagctgggaggtgcacggtacctcaccactatggatcttaccaaaggctactggcaagtgccgctggacgcagatgccaggctgaaatcggcctttatcacccctctggggctctatgagtttttgaccctgcccttcggcctcaagggagcgccagccaccttccagcgcctggtggatcagctactgagggggatggagagttttgccgtggcgtatattgacgacatctgcgtcttcagccagacctgggaggaccacgtgtcccaggttaaacaagtcctggaccgactccgaaaggctgggttaacagtaaaggctgagaagtgcaaggtggggatggctgaagtatcttacctgggccatcgggtggggagcggctgcctgaagccggaaccagccaaggtggaggtgatcagagactggcctgctccccaaaccaaaaagcaggtccaggcctttattgggatggcggggtactatcgaaggttcgtgccccacttcagtgccatagccggccccatcactgaactgtgcaaaaaggggaagccagacaaggtgatctggactgagcagtgccaggaggctttccgggcgctgaaggaggctctggttagcgacccagttctggcaaacccagattttgacaaaccctttatggtgttcaccgatgcctcagacacgggactgggggcggtgttaatgcaggaggatgaaaagggggagagacaccccatcgtgtacctgagtaagaagctgctaccccgggaacaaagctacgcggccatcgagaaggaatgcctggccatggtgtgggcccttaagaagctagagccatatctctttgggcgacacttcaccgtatacaccaaccactctcccctgacctggctgcaccagatgaaaggagccaacgccaagctcctgaggtggagcctgctcctgcaggactatgacatggacgtggtccatgtgaagggaagtgccaacctgacagcggatgcgttgtcccggagaggggaccctgaacttccccaggtcactgggcagagtgaccccgctcagttcagtctcgaaggggggagagatgtgatgcagtagggactgtctgtgtggggagtgggagagcaggggaggactttaggagatggacgatgccagagcctgtaacctgagctaggcaagggaggggaaaggtcaacacctttgcccgggaaggggacaaaggaagggagtggcaggagggaagcagtttgagtttgggcttggggctgtgtgggcggaattcagggtatcctagctaggatccaagcaccctgaaagtccagaaggactcggtggaggggtcctgactgtgcctgcaagctctgctgtaacctgtgttcctgttgtccaataaaccttctgttttactggctggctaagagtcactgtgggtcccaggaagaggggtgcagggccggactcccccacactccgtgacaatctactacagggattactagccattattaacttaccattttctccggacacggtctgtgtgctcccctgacctgcgtctgagcagaactctctgtcctcagccacaagcaataagtattaaaggaatcctaaggtgaccttgtggtaaagtaaaatgttcaaggttcggtaacaggcacaggtcagtgaggagaaagactgtatgcatggttgtgtgaaatgtgtctcttatgattcttttatcactctttccaaaccccacccccccacacacagctgcacatttctccagcctccctctcgcttctcatctacgtggggggggtatcataagaagactgaggaaaaggaggacgcgtgaggacatgttcaccaaaattatggcagtaacccgtacagagagagctcagcagggagactggaagcaattggtcgcaaagtacagggaggctgccagtcaacgcgaagacaggagggaccaacgcgaagacaggagggacgccaaaaatgatgtcaggtggcaggaagatcagcgctggcgagcagcaactctggatcttcttcgtgatcagactgacatcctccgcgatatgctgcaagagctccgtggtttcagaatgcccctacagcccgtgtataacctccctcagtactcaccctgtcccacaccttccagaaccaggcgtgtaagaacgcgtgggggaaggctctctgcaccagccccctccactgctgcggacactccaaccagaaggctttcattagattgaaaagccctttgtgtcctgttttttccctcctctaatgatccaaacttctcccatggcacctttgcctatttttactctcaggtcatgctattaaggcagtgtgactgtagtttggtaatgaactaaagcaagcagctttggaaagctgcacggaagctagttatcagcatcaggatttgacaattggggatatgggtaataaagggaaaacaaagaaagcagccataccgtaacctggtccatgagaattcttgttctgtcttctctgatgcactttcttctttcaaacctccctcccccttcctccaaacctccctcgctccgtcccccatagaacgctgagttatgaaatttcatgcacagtattgtaacaacaagcatgatgcttgattgatgaaagggtctgattttaaataaagaacacaattcttgtaacaaatagtagtaactttattttcaataaaaaagcagttaaggaaggttgcaggtactgtgcctagcagcagacggaagcagctaatggtggaggtaggtaataattgggaaatacagaattatatgttttccaatggacagctctcgcaagtaacctaagcaagcaattgaggaatgctgcaggcaaagtatcttgcagcagcaacaccgcatagacggggagggcagcaatcaattgaaaggaaaatcagcattcaaactgtaccctggcccatgaggaagctacttttcagtgcttctctgatgcgcacagcatcctggtgagatcttctaattgccctggtgtccggctgcgcataatcagcggccaggtggtttacctcagtctcccaccccgctataaaggcctcccccttgctctcacagagattgtggagcacacagcaagcagcaatgacaaaggggatattggtttggctaagatctgagcgagtaagaagcgttcgccatctcgccttaagcctgccaaatgcacattctaccaccattctgcacttgctcagcctgtaattaaacaactcctgagcactgtcaaggctgcctgtgtatggcttcattagccagggcatcaaggggtaggctgggtccccaaggataactataggcatttggacatctccaactgttattctctgatcagggaagtaggtcccttgctgcagccgtttaaacagtgtagtgctcctgaagacacgtgcgtcgtgaacccttcctggccatcccacgtggatgttggtgaaacgtcccttgtgatccaccagggcttgcagaaccatcgaaaagtaccccttgcggttaatgtactgggcaccctggtgttccggtgccaaaa
Encoded here:
- the LOC127046988 gene encoding uncharacterized protein LOC127046988, encoding MRERGHTRDSLQCRVKVKELRQAYQKTKAAKGRSGSAPKTCRFYDELNAILGNSATTNPPLSVDSEVGVVIPATREDLFDGDDQYDEDQEEEAPAESTEHFIPPNSQDLFLTLTEVPCQPSQGSTPENEAEGPSSAAHFSSLPLASHLRGGGIIRRLRKRRTREDMFTKIMAVTRTERAQQGDWKQLVAKYREAASQREDRRDQREDRRDAKNDVRWQEDQRWRAATLDLLRDQTDILRDMLQELRGFRMPLQPVYNLPQYSPCPTPSRTRRVRTRGGRLSAPAPSTAADTPTRRLSLD